CCTCCTCGAGGGAGAGTCCGCCGGCGAGGTGCTGCTCGGGCGCCCAGCGCACCTCGGCGTAGACCACGCCGTCCTCGGCGAGGTCCTCGACGCACTCGCGGGCCACGCGCACGAGGTCCTCGCGACGCTGCATCACCGCGATCGTGTGCTCGAAGGTCGCGATGTAGCGCTCCAGCGAGCCGGAGTCGCACGCCTCGACGAACCAGTCCCCCAGCGCCTCCGGGGCCGCGGGGAGGGGGTGACCGACCTCGGCCGCGATCTCCGCGACCGTCGCGGGCCGCAGCCCGCCGTCGAGGTGGTCGTGCAGCAGCACCTTGGGGGCGCGACGGACCAGGTCGGACACGGGGACGTCGACTCGCTCGCTCATGTCACGAGTCTCTCGACCAGCCGAGCCAGCTCGGCCTGCGGGTCGGTGGTCGCGCCCCCGTGGATCGGCCCGGGCTGCACGACCGTGCTGCGCGGTGCGCTGAGGAACCCGAAGCGCTGCGTCATCGGAGCCCCGGCCGGGTCGCCGGCCGCCCCGTCGCCGGCACAGACGTGCTCGATGGTCGCGAGCGCCGACCGCACCGCCCGCAGGTCGAGGTCGGGGGCGAACGCCCGCACCCGCTCCTCGTCGAGGTGGGCGGCGCAGCCGAGGAAGTCGGCCTGCTGGCTGTAGAGCACGACCCCGAGGTTGAGGAACTCCTCGCGGTCCACGCGCGGGACGCACCGCACCACGACGTACTGGAACCCGACCCTGCTCATGCCGCACCTCCGGGGAGCCAGGGGCGGCCGCCGCCGACGCGGGCCAGCAGGAAGTCGACGTACGCCGCCCGCACGGCCTCGGCGTCCGCACCCGGCACGGGCTCGAGCCACTCGGTGGGGACCCGGCCCGTCACCTCGGTCAGCAGCTCACGGGTCACCCGGGGCGCGAGCTCGGCGTCGGCGGCGGGCACGCCGTCGAGGAAGGCGCGCAGGACGTGCGTGGAGGCGTCGTACGCCTGGAGCGCGAAGCGCTCGGGAGAGGTGAGGCCTCCGGACCACGAGTGGTGGAAGTAGAGGCACGCCCCGTGGTCGATCGCCCACAGCCGGCCGTGCCACATCAGCAGGTTGGGGTTGCGCCACGAGCGGTCGACGTTGGCGCACAGGGCGTCGAGCCACAGGACGCGGGCGGCGTCGACGGGGTCGGGCTCGCAGCCGGCGTCGAAGCCGAACGAGCCGGGGAGGAAGTCGATGCCCAGGTTGAGCCCGAGGCTCGCGGTGAGCAGGTCCTGGACCTCCTCGTCGGCCTCGTAGCGCGCGATCACCTGGTCGAGCTGGAGGCCGACCAGGCGGGGCGTGGCGATGCCGAGCTCGCGGGCCAGCTCGCCGACGACGACCTCGGCGACCAGGACCCGCAGCCCCTGGCCGGCGCCGCGGAACTTGCAGACGTAGGTGCCGAGGTCGTCGGCCTCGACGATGCCCGGGAGCGAGCCACCCTCGCGCAGCGGCGTGACGTAGCGGGTCGCGGTCACGGTCGGGAGGGCGGGCACGCCCCGAGGCTAGCGGGCGGCGGCAGGGACCTACGCCTCCTGCCGCGGAAGCCGACCGAGCCGGACAATCCGGATATGTCTCTCTCGCGCGTGCGCTCGCTCCTCGCCCCGGCGATCGCGGGCCTGCTCGCGCTGGCGCTCCTCCCCTCCTTCGCTCCCGGCGCCGCCGCGGCGGAGACCTGGCTCGACCCGGCCTTCGGCGGCGACGGACGCGTCCAGCAGTCCTGGACCGGCGACCTGTTCGGCACCGTCATCGACTCCGACGAGGCCCCGGACGGGACGCTCGTGGTCGCGGCGGAGCCTGCCCACACCTTCTGGGGCTGCTGCAGCGCCCAGGTCGGCGCCTGGGCGCTCGCCCGGCTGACCCCGCAGGGCGACCTGGTCAGCTCCTTCGGGGGCGACGGGATCGTCGGGATCGCCCAGGCCGCCTCCCCGGGGTCGGCGAACAACGTGGTCCCCACGGGGCTCGACGTGGACGGGGCCGGCAGGATCCTCGTGGTCGGCCATCGCAGCAGCGGGGGCGACTCCGTGCCGGTGCTCGTCCGGCGCACCTCCTCCGGCGCGCTGGACCCGGCGTTCGGCTCGGGCGGCACGGTGGCGGTCGGGAACCCCTCCACCTGCTGGAAGACCGACGTTCCCTACCTCGAGGACGTCATCGCCCTGCCCAGCGGCAAGGTGCTGGTCGTCGGGACCTGCTCGACCGCCTCGCAGACCTCGTCGTACTTCGCGGTGGTGACCGCGCGCTACCTCGCCGACGGCACCCTGGACACCTCCTACGGCACCAACGGGTGGAGCACGCGGTCGATGCCCCAGGCCGTGGGGGCCTGCTGCGGGGCAGACGTGACGCGCCTGTCCGACGGCCGCATCGTGGTCGGCCTGTCGAGCAACGACGGGGCGGTGGTGCGCCTGCGTCCCGACGGCACCAACGACCCGACCTTCGGCGGCGGCGACGGCCTGGCGACCTTCCCCGACGGCTCGGGCTACCCCCTCCTCGCGCTCGACGACGGCACGGCGTTCGTCGGCTCGGGCTACGAGACCGTGCGCCGGCTCGAGGCCGACGGCACCACGGACACCTCGTGGGGCGCCGACGGCCTCGCGTCGTTCGCCACCACCGACGTCTGCTCCTACCCCGGTCTGAGCGCCCTGACCGGCACCGCCGCCAAGGTCGTCGGGATCGTGACCTGCTCACGGGGACCCGTCGACGCCACCACGTCCGGGTCCGTCCTCAGCGCGCTCGACAGCACCGGCACCCTCGACGGCTCGGTCGGGACGCGGACCAGCGTCCTGCGGGCCACCGGGGCGGACGACTTCTCCGGCGGGACCCCCGGCATGCTCCGCACCGACGGCACGGGCTACCTCCTGCTCGGTGCCGACACCACCCCCGGCCTGCGCATCGAGCGCCGCACCTCCACCGGCGCCCTCGACACCTCGTACGCCGACGTGGGCGGTCGCCACGTGACCTTGCGGGGTCGGCTGTTCTCGCTGGAGGAGCCGCACGGCGTCCGCGACCGCCAGGGCCGCCTGGTCACCGTGGTGCTGGCCGGTGACCGCAGCGTCGCCGACGAGGGCGTGCTGCTGGTCTCGCGCTTCCTGCCCGGCGGAGCGCTCGACACCGGCTTCGGCGTCGGGGGCACGCGCCGGATCGAGGTCGGCGGCCACGAGCCCCACCAGAGCGAGAAGGCCTCTGCCCCCACCCTGCTCGTCGCGCCCGACGGCAGCATCACGCTCGTCGCGCGCTGGAAGAACGACACCCAGATGTCCGCGGAGAACCACCGGGACGGGCTGCTCTACGCGCGGCTCACCGACACCGGCACGCTCGACACCGCGACCGTCCCCGGCGGCAGCCGGATCGTCGAGGTCCCCGGTCTCGACGGCGACAGCTCCATCGGCGGCGTCGTGCCGGGGGCCGGCGGCACGGTCGTCGTCGGGTTCGACCGGTCCACCGACGACGGACCGGTCCCCGCCGCCGTACGACTGCTGCCCGGCGGGGACATCGACGCGTCGTACGGCGTCTCGGGCGTCCGTGCGCTCGCCGACGTCGCGTCGTCGGGCAACGCCCAGGTGATGCTCCTCCCCCTGCCGGGCGACGCCTCGTTGCTGACCTGGCGGGAGTACACCAGCAACTTCGACAAGGACGCGTTCGTCGCGGCCCGGCTCACCTCCGGCGGGTCCGTCGACGGCGGCTACGGCACCTCGGGCCGCTTTCGCCGTGCCCTGCCGGGCACGGTCGTGGCGACCACGGCACCCAGCGGCAGGACGCTGTTCGCCTGGCACGTGCGGCGCCACCCCAGCGACGGCTACGACTACTCCGCCGTCCTCCACGTCGAGCGGCTGACGGCCGGCGGCGTCCCGGACACCTCGTTCAGCGGCGACGGCGAGGCGACCGCCAGCCCGGCCTCGACGGTGACCACCTCGATCCTCCTCGCCATCGGGGCGTCCGGCGACCGGCCGCTCGTGCTCTACAGCGAGTACGCCGCCCACAACACCACCAGGCTGGCCCGCTTCACCGCCTCGGGCGCGCTCGACACCGGCTTCGGCACCAACGGTCGCGTGGCCCTGGCCACGAGCTCGATCAACGTGGGCTTCGGGCGCGACCAGGTGCTCGGACAGCCGTCGGGGCCCACCGACGTGGTGACCGTCCCCTACGTCCCCGCGGGCGGGGCCCGCTCGCTGTCGGTCATCCGCGTCCGCGACCGGGTCATCGGTCTGACCGGGCCGACCGGCACCGTGCTGACCGGCTCGGCGTCGTACTCCTGGTCCGGCAAGGGCCTGGCTCCGCCGTTCACCGTGGCGACGACGTCGGTCTCACCTGCGGGCACCTTCGCCTCCTGGAGCAACCACTCGCCGACCTCGTCGACCGCGACGTCGGTCCCGCTGTCGGCGGGCCGGACGACCTGCGTGCGGGTGCGGGACCGCGGCGGTCAGACCACCGCACCGTCCTGCGCGACCTCACCGCTGACCGCGACCTCGCTGACGGCCGCCGGGTCGTGGTCGAGGCTGTCCGGAAGCGCCTACTACCGCGGCTCCGCGAGGACCACCGAGGCCGGCGGCGCGACGCTGAGGGCGACGGTCAGGGCGCGCGGCCTCGCCCTGGTCGCCACCACCTGCTCGACCTGCGGCAGCGTCGCGGTGCTCTGGAACGGCACCCGGCTCACGACCGTGTCCCTGCAGGGCTCCTCGCGGCACAAGGTCGTGCTGCCCGTGGTCACCTGGTCGGCGGTCCGCAGCGGCAAGGTGACGCTCAAGGTCGCCACCTCGGGCAAGCGGGTCACCCTCGAAGGCCTCTCGACCTGGCGCGACGACAGCCCCTGACCGTCAGCGGGTGGATCGGCGACGCACGCGCAGTCGCAGCGGCTCGAGGTCACGGGGACGGTTCTCGTCGACCCACCGGTCGATGTC
This genomic window from Nocardioides marmoribigeumensis contains:
- a CDS encoding HipA family kinase encodes the protein MPALPTVTATRYVTPLREGGSLPGIVEADDLGTYVCKFRGAGQGLRVLVAEVVVGELARELGIATPRLVGLQLDQVIARYEADEEVQDLLTASLGLNLGIDFLPGSFGFDAGCEPDPVDAARVLWLDALCANVDRSWRNPNLLMWHGRLWAIDHGACLYFHHSWSGGLTSPERFALQAYDASTHVLRAFLDGVPAADAELAPRVTRELLTEVTGRVPTEWLEPVPGADAEAVRAAYVDFLLARVGGGRPWLPGGAA
- a CDS encoding DUF3037 domain-containing protein — translated: MSRVGFQYVVVRCVPRVDREEFLNLGVVLYSQQADFLGCAAHLDEERVRAFAPDLDLRAVRSALATIEHVCAGDGAAGDPAGAPMTQRFGFLSAPRSTVVQPGPIHGGATTDPQAELARLVERLVT